Proteins co-encoded in one Phycodurus eques isolate BA_2022a chromosome 21, UOR_Pequ_1.1, whole genome shotgun sequence genomic window:
- the zbtb47b gene encoding zinc finger and BTB domain-containing protein 47, whose product MLIVEKTTDFPSTEFSLVEDVALHFTCLMDRLNEQRLFQPDLCDVDIVLVRHHSTFPAHKGVLAAYSPFFHSLFARSKQLRRVDLSLDALTSQGLQQVLNFIYTSKLLVSSRTVADVLNAATLLQMSDIAASCRQLIGSRSLRSADMDDLDGCGTASGQLYRDIKQECGGDEESKTSDPHATFNKDQIIVEVNLNNQTLNVSKGSEGGKEAGVFCGCDGRESEDDEAEDDLKKETDMLGQSTEEEEDEEENVFDVPAVEPDSGRPRRALAVAVTLAHRRPGDAEGAGPKARLEEKQQFLCKKCPRVFNNRWYLEKHTNATHSRAHVCASCGKRFLLESEMLLHQQTDCEKSIRCVACGKAFKKLWSLHEHNKVVHGYAEKRFSCEICDKKFYTMAHVRKHMVAHTKDMPFTCETCGKSFKRSMSLKVHSLQHSGEKPFKCENCSERFQYKYQLRSHMSIHIGHKQFMCQWCGKDFNMKQYFDEHMKTHTGEKPYICEICGKSFTSRPNMKRHRRTHTGEKPYPCEVCGQRFRFSNMLKAHREKCFRVSQPLDDPLGSSGPVKPERQPEQMPSSEPPLLHPTMGLPPSTRIHPLPPPALFSGGRMNSNT is encoded by the exons ATG CTCATAGTGGAGAAGACCACTGACTTTCCCTCTACTGAGTTCTCTCTGGTGGAGGATGTCGCCCTTCACTTCACCTGCTTGATGGACCGGCTGAACGAGCAGCGCCTCTTCCAGCCCGACCTGTGCGACGTGGACATCGTGCTGGTGCGCCACCACAGTACCTTCCCGGCCCACAAAGGCGTGCTGGCCGCCTATAGCCCCTTTTTCCACTCGCTGTTCGCCCGCAGCAAGCAGCTGCGCCGCGTGGACCTGTCGCTGGACGCGCTGACGTCGCAGGGCCTGCAGCAGGTTCTCAACTTCATCTACACGTCCAAGCTTTTAGTGAGCAGCCGCACGGTCGCAGACGTGCTCAACGCCGCCACGCTGCTGCAGATGAGCGATATCGCCGCCTCCTGCCGCCAACTCATCGGCAGCCGGTCTCTGCGGAGCGCCGACATGGACGACCTGGACGGATGCGGGACTGCATCCGGGCAGCTTTACCGGGACATCAAACAGGAGTGTGGTGGCGACGAGGAATCCAAGACATCGGATCCTCACGCAACATTCAACAAAGATCAAATCATCGTGGAAGTCAACCTCAACAACCAGACGCTCAATGTGTCCAAGGGCTCAGAGGGCGGCAAAGAGGCGGGAGTGTTCTGCGGTTGCGACGGGAGGGAATCCGAGGACGACGAAGCGGAGGACGACCTGAAGAAAGAAACAGACATGTTGGGGCAGAGCactgaagaagaggaggatgaggaggagaatGTCTTCGATGTTCCGGCAGTCGAGCCGGATTCGGGGCGTCCTCGCAGGGCGCTTGCCGTGGCGGTGACGCTCGCCCACCGGCGTCCGGGAGATGCAGAGGGAGCGGGCCCCAAGGCGAGGCTGGAGGAGAAGCAGCAGTTCTTATGCAAGAAGTGCCCACGCGTCTTCAACAACCGCTGGTACCTGGAGAAGCACACCAACGCCACGCACAGCCGCGCGCACGTCTGCGCCAGCTGCGGCAAGAGGTTCCTGCTGGAGAGCGAGATGCTGCTGCACCAGCAGACAGACTGCGAGAAGAGCATCCGG TGCGTGGCATGCGGCAAGGCCTTCAAGAAGCTGTGGTCTTTGCACGAGCACAACAAGGTGGTCCACGGCTACGCCGAGAAGAGGTTCTCTTGCGAGATCTGCGACAAGAAGTTCTACACCATGGCGCATGTCCGCAAGCACATGGTCG cCCACACGAAGGACATGCCGTTCACCTGCGAGACGTGCGGGAAGTCATTCAAACGCAGCATGTCCCTGAAGGTGCACTCTTTGCAGCATTCTGGAGAGAAGCCCTTCAAGTGTGAG AACTGCAGTGAACGTTTCCAGTACAAATACCAGCTGCGTTCGCACATGAGCATCCACATTGGACACAAGCAGTTTATGTGCCAGTGGTGCGGCAAGGACTTCAACATGAAGCAGTACTTTGACGAACACAtgaaaacccacactg GAGAGAAGCCGTACATCTGCGAGATCTGCGGAAAGAGCTTCACGAGCCGGCCCAACATGAAGCGCCACCGCCGCACCCACACGGGAGAGAAGCCGTACCCATGCGAGGTGTGCGGGCAGCGTTTCCGCTTCTCCAACATGCTCAAGGCGCACCGGGAGAAGTGCTTCCGTGTCAGCCAGCCGCTGGATGACCCTCTCGGCTCGTCCGGTCCGGTGAAACCAGAGCGGCAGCCAGAGCAGATGCCGTCCTCGGAGCCTCCCCTGCTTCACCCCACGATGGGGCTACCTCCCTCAACACGCATACACCCTCTTCCACCGCCTGCCCTCTTTTCTGGCGGTAGGATGAATTCCAACACCTGA